A single region of the Yersinia entomophaga genome encodes:
- a CDS encoding DUF4198 domain-containing protein → MNRTHTLCFSLGLCASLLHSTVSAHDLWTNMPPANTTTATVEMAYGHGFPHGEAIPAQRLHFFAPLKLTNGSKEYSFNIDGKNVKFQQENLKPGSYIALSTYKPTIWSVKRVGEKDEWRQEEDKTQWPGSFCTDNTMSGKTISFVKNPDANPFITQPMGLRLEFVPLQNPNELSIGDDLELQLLYNGKPLANHTFGVIFNDGEERSDAEGQGHEHHHHDHAHEKNNTLSHPALAHTYAFEDVDLKGQTDSNGKLTLPITAKGQWLVSTVAETPHEDKNRCDIHLDKATLSYYVVN, encoded by the coding sequence ATGAATCGAACTCATACCCTGTGTTTTTCTCTTGGCCTGTGCGCTTCGTTGTTACATTCAACGGTCAGCGCCCATGATTTATGGACCAATATGCCTCCGGCGAACACCACTACGGCAACGGTAGAAATGGCCTATGGTCACGGATTTCCACATGGGGAAGCGATTCCGGCTCAAAGACTGCATTTCTTTGCCCCGCTAAAATTGACCAACGGCAGTAAGGAATACAGTTTTAACATCGACGGTAAAAACGTCAAATTCCAGCAGGAGAACTTGAAGCCTGGCTCTTATATCGCTCTGTCTACCTATAAGCCAACTATTTGGTCAGTGAAGCGCGTAGGGGAGAAAGACGAATGGCGTCAGGAAGAAGATAAAACCCAATGGCCAGGTAGTTTTTGCACCGATAACACTATGTCCGGTAAAACCATCAGCTTTGTGAAAAATCCCGATGCCAATCCGTTTATTACCCAACCGATGGGATTAAGATTAGAGTTTGTCCCATTACAGAATCCGAATGAACTGTCGATTGGCGACGATTTGGAATTACAACTGCTGTATAACGGTAAACCTTTGGCGAATCACACCTTTGGCGTTATTTTTAATGATGGGGAGGAACGCAGCGACGCCGAGGGACAGGGTCATGAACACCATCATCACGATCACGCCCATGAAAAAAATAATACATTGTCTCATCCCGCCTTGGCGCACACTTACGCCTTTGAAGATGTGGATTTAAAAGGCCAGACGGACAGCAATGGGAAATTAACGCTACCTATTACGGCGAAAGGGCAATGGCTGGTTTCTACCGTAGCGGAAACGCCTCATGAGGATAAGAATCGATGTGATATTCACCTCGATAAAGCCACTTTATCTTATTACGTGGTTAATTAA